In a single window of the Leptospira sanjuanensis genome:
- a CDS encoding SDR family NAD(P)-dependent oxidoreductase, protein MSDLFNVKGKTVLVTGSTRGIGRHFAEGFKNAGAIVYGTGSSEESIKKFEGSGIKGFAADIRQPDVMAPIIESIVKEHGKLDVLVNNAGIASNKPAAFLKEDEIESIIQTNFTGVFRACAAYYKIHKKKGGNIINIASILGMRGTKFASVYSGTKGAVINMTRALAVEWIGSGYRVNAICPGFIDTDMTEMIKEKPDVMEQMLNAIPMGRLGKPEDLVGAAIYFASDASAYVTGQTIVVDGGITAGL, encoded by the coding sequence TTGAGCGATTTATTCAACGTTAAAGGCAAAACGGTTCTCGTAACCGGATCCACTCGCGGGATCGGAAGACATTTCGCGGAAGGTTTTAAAAATGCGGGAGCGATCGTTTACGGAACCGGTTCTTCGGAAGAATCCATCAAAAAATTCGAAGGCTCCGGAATCAAAGGGTTTGCGGCCGATATTCGTCAACCGGATGTGATGGCTCCGATCATCGAATCGATCGTAAAAGAACACGGCAAACTTGACGTGTTGGTGAATAACGCCGGGATCGCATCCAATAAACCCGCCGCCTTTTTAAAAGAAGACGAGATCGAATCCATCATTCAAACCAACTTTACCGGCGTGTTTCGAGCTTGTGCGGCTTACTACAAGATTCATAAAAAAAAGGGCGGGAATATTATCAATATTGCATCTATTCTAGGAATGAGAGGAACCAAATTCGCTTCGGTATATTCCGGAACGAAAGGCGCAGTGATCAATATGACGCGCGCGCTTGCGGTCGAGTGGATCGGCTCCGGTTATCGTGTGAATGCGATTTGTCCGGGTTTTATCGACACGGATATGACCGAGATGATTAAAGAAAAACCCGATGTAATGGAACAAATGTTGAACGCGATCCCGATGGGAAGGCTCGGAAAACCGGAGGATCTGGTCGGAGCCGCGATTTATTTTGCGAGCGACGCTTCTGCGTATGTTACCGGACAAACAATCGTCGTCGACGGGGGAATCACCGCCGGGCTTTGA
- a CDS encoding L-threonylcarbamoyladenylate synthase: MILSLHPINPEKRKLQQISDKLLEGKVYIFPTDTVYALVADSQSKTGVEKLYDLKNIPKNQPLSLICPNISVASNYIEYLPNDAFRLMKKITPGPFTFITRANKHLPRVSFSNQKEKQIGIRIPDAVYLQELMKIHPNPLTSTSVFANDEFIIEVESLEDIYGSRVEAIIDGGIVEVELSTILDVTGDQMTILREGKGAELL, from the coding sequence ATGATTCTTTCCCTGCACCCGATCAATCCGGAAAAAAGAAAACTCCAACAGATTTCGGACAAACTGTTGGAGGGAAAGGTTTATATCTTCCCGACAGATACGGTTTACGCGCTCGTCGCCGATTCGCAATCCAAGACGGGCGTCGAAAAATTATATGATCTGAAGAATATCCCGAAAAACCAGCCTCTCTCTCTGATTTGTCCGAATATCTCCGTGGCTTCGAATTACATCGAATATTTGCCGAATGACGCTTTTCGTTTGATGAAAAAAATCACCCCCGGTCCGTTTACGTTTATCACGCGGGCAAACAAACATCTTCCCCGTGTTTCCTTTTCCAATCAGAAGGAAAAACAAATCGGAATTCGAATTCCGGATGCGGTCTATTTACAAGAATTGATGAAGATTCATCCGAATCCTTTGACTTCTACGTCCGTTTTCGCAAATGACGAGTTTATCATCGAAGTGGAATCGCTTGAGGACATTTACGGTTCCCGCGTAGAAGCGATCATTGACGGTGGAATTGTGGAAGTCGAATTATCGACGATCTTGGACGTCACCGGAGACCA